From the genome of Azospirillum sp. TSA2s, one region includes:
- the flgK gene encoding flagellar hook-associated protein FlgK encodes MSLRVAGSIATSALRTSEVGIAVASSNVANADTDGYTRKTASNVTRSTGTNISSVDVTAVSSNVDRYLLKTLVAAQSDLGYADTRNSYLDQMQSTFGSVSDDDSGGTDIGSMIDALADTLGTLATSPESESAKAATVQDLSDLAESLRSTSSSIQSLRAQADDGIASTVDSINETLNGIDSLNDQIVKGKALGQNVTDLEDQRNTALKSLATNIDVTYQVDDSGLMRISTASGKSLLDSKVHELSYTPAASVSAGTVYSASGSSGFAGIMLNGTDVTGSSLGGTLGALVQLRDTDLPAQQASLDELATTLMDTLNAIQNQGTSYPAPQSLTGTETVSASDPLKVTGGTLRVAVTDSSGTAAEVLDIDLSAMSTLQDVVDAINTMSNASASISADGKLVISATDSSNGIALGGDNGAFSDTYGMNDLLTGTGASDIKVTTRIASDSSLLATGALSSTSGLTVGNTVLTSGEGSVAKALSAAFSTSYDFDAAGGLSARSTTFAGYAGAVIQGAATLADTASAVYDSQNSYTSSLESTFSSQSGVNVDEETAAISTLQSAYEAAAAVMKTLQEMFSTALDMVQ; translated from the coding sequence ATGTCGCTTCGCGTCGCCGGTTCAATCGCCACGTCGGCGCTGCGCACGTCCGAGGTCGGGATCGCCGTCGCCTCCTCCAACGTCGCCAATGCCGACACCGACGGCTACACCCGCAAGACCGCCTCCAATGTCACGCGCAGCACCGGCACCAACATCTCCAGCGTCGACGTCACCGCCGTCAGCAGCAACGTCGACCGCTATCTGCTGAAGACCCTGGTCGCGGCGCAGTCGGACCTCGGCTACGCCGACACCCGCAACAGCTATCTCGACCAGATGCAGTCCACCTTCGGCAGCGTCAGCGACGACGACAGCGGCGGCACCGACATCGGTTCGATGATCGACGCGCTTGCCGACACGCTGGGCACGCTCGCCACCTCCCCCGAAAGCGAGAGCGCCAAGGCCGCCACCGTGCAGGACCTCTCGGATCTGGCGGAGTCGCTGCGCAGCACCTCCTCATCCATCCAATCGCTGCGCGCCCAGGCGGACGACGGGATCGCCAGCACGGTCGACAGCATCAACGAGACGCTGAACGGCATCGATTCCCTGAACGACCAGATCGTCAAGGGCAAGGCGCTGGGCCAGAACGTCACCGACCTGGAAGACCAGCGCAACACCGCGCTGAAGAGCCTGGCGACCAACATCGACGTGACCTATCAGGTCGACGACAGCGGGCTGATGCGCATCTCCACCGCGTCGGGAAAATCGCTGCTCGACAGCAAGGTGCATGAACTGTCCTACACACCGGCCGCCTCGGTCAGCGCCGGCACGGTCTACAGCGCCAGCGGCAGCAGTGGATTTGCCGGCATCATGCTGAACGGCACCGACGTCACCGGCTCCTCGCTGGGTGGGACGCTGGGCGCCCTGGTGCAACTGCGCGACACTGACCTGCCGGCCCAGCAGGCGAGCCTGGACGAACTGGCGACCACCCTGATGGATACGCTGAACGCGATCCAGAACCAGGGCACCTCCTACCCCGCCCCGCAAAGCCTGACCGGCACCGAGACCGTTTCGGCCAGCGACCCGCTGAAGGTGACCGGCGGCACGCTGCGCGTCGCCGTCACCGACAGCAGCGGCACGGCGGCGGAGGTCCTCGACATCGACCTGTCGGCCATGTCGACGCTGCAGGATGTGGTCGACGCCATCAACACGATGAGCAATGCGTCCGCCTCGATCTCCGCCGACGGCAAACTGGTGATCTCCGCCACCGATTCCAGCAACGGCATCGCGCTCGGCGGCGATAACGGCGCCTTCTCCGATACCTACGGCATGAACGACCTGCTGACCGGCACCGGCGCCTCCGACATCAAGGTCACGACCCGCATCGCCAGCGACAGCAGCCTGCTCGCGACCGGCGCCCTGTCCTCCACCAGCGGGCTGACCGTCGGCAACACGGTGCTGACCAGCGGCGAGGGATCGGTGGCCAAGGCTCTGTCGGCGGCCTTTTCCACCAGCTACGACTTCGATGCCGCCGGTGGTTTGAGCGCCCGCAGCACCACCTTCGCCGGCTATGCCGGCGCGGTGATTCAGGGGGCGGCGACGCTCGCCGACACGGCGTCCGCCGTCTACGACAGCCAGAACAGCTACACCAGCAGCCTCGAATCGACCTTCTCGTCGCAGAGCGGCGTGAATGTCGACGAGGAGACCGCCGCGATCTCCACCCTACAATCCGCCTACGAGGCCGCAGCCGCGGTCATGAAGACGCTGCAGGAGATGTTCAGCACGGCGCTCGACATGGTCCAGTAG
- the flgE gene encoding flagellar hook protein FlgE: MSLTSAMYSATSGLTAQSKALASISSNIANSSTTGFKGTVTEFTSYINKTTTVDEQVGGVIASNTRSVSRQGEIQSSATTTNMAVNGEGFFVVSDETSDGGTYFTRNGSFSTDSNGNLVNSEGYYLYGWAVGDDGTVKAGNKTSTDSLEAINLTSIKGTPKATSTLDIEANLPSDAETGDSFTTDVELFDALGNSHSVTMTWSKTADNTWSLSASDPTSSADGTTTTGTISGFPISITFNSDGSLAGATQTDSSGTTTSVDPSAISFSVGGWTTGASDSSVSMNLGSADSTTGLTQYASGEDTAAIGDWTATGDGYEPGTLTGTTIDSSGVVRATFDNGETRAIYQIPIATFANADGLESESGTTFTQTYESGNYQLRTAGDGAAGEIEASSLESSTVELTDEFSRMIVAQQAYSAASKVMTTAQDMLDTLISMKR; the protein is encoded by the coding sequence ATGAGCCTCACCAGCGCGATGTACAGCGCCACGTCCGGGCTGACCGCCCAGAGCAAGGCGCTCGCCAGCATCTCCAGCAACATCGCCAATTCCAGCACCACCGGCTTCAAGGGCACGGTGACGGAGTTCACCTCCTACATCAACAAGACCACCACGGTGGACGAGCAGGTCGGCGGCGTCATCGCGTCCAACACCCGCAGCGTCAGCCGCCAGGGCGAAATCCAGTCGTCGGCGACCACCACCAACATGGCCGTCAACGGCGAGGGCTTCTTCGTGGTATCCGACGAGACGTCGGACGGCGGCACCTATTTCACCCGCAACGGCTCCTTCTCCACCGATTCCAACGGCAATCTGGTCAATTCGGAGGGCTATTACCTCTATGGCTGGGCGGTCGGCGACGACGGCACCGTCAAGGCCGGCAACAAGACCTCGACCGACAGCCTGGAAGCGATCAATCTCACCAGCATCAAGGGCACGCCCAAGGCGACCTCGACGCTGGACATCGAGGCCAATCTGCCCTCCGACGCCGAGACCGGCGACAGCTTCACCACCGACGTCGAGCTGTTCGACGCGCTGGGCAACAGCCATTCGGTGACGATGACCTGGAGCAAGACGGCCGATAACACATGGTCGCTCAGCGCATCGGACCCGACCAGCTCCGCCGACGGCACCACCACCACCGGCACGATCTCCGGCTTCCCGATCTCCATCACCTTCAACAGCGACGGCTCGCTGGCCGGCGCCACCCAGACCGACAGCAGCGGCACCACGACCAGCGTCGATCCGTCGGCCATCAGCTTTTCGGTCGGCGGCTGGACCACCGGCGCCAGCGACAGCAGCGTGTCGATGAATCTCGGCAGCGCCGACAGCACGACCGGGCTGACGCAGTATGCGTCGGGCGAGGACACCGCCGCCATCGGCGACTGGACGGCCACCGGAGACGGCTATGAACCCGGCACGCTGACCGGCACCACCATCGACAGCAGCGGTGTGGTCCGTGCCACCTTCGACAATGGCGAGACGCGGGCGATCTACCAGATTCCCATCGCGACCTTCGCCAACGCCGACGGGTTGGAGAGCGAGAGCGGAACCACCTTCACCCAGACCTACGAATCCGGCAATTACCAGCTGCGCACTGCCGGCGACGGCGCCGCCGGCGAGATCGAGGCGAGTTCGCTGGAAAGCTCCACGGTAGAACTGACCGACGAGTTCAGCCGCATGATCGTGGCCCAGCAGGCCTATTCCGCCGCATCCAAGGTGATGACGACGGCGCAGGACATGCTGGACACGCTGATTTCGATGAAGCGGTGA
- a CDS encoding flagellar hook assembly protein FlgD, translating into MLVDSVSSTSATTTTSSSASSGSSASLVDNYQSFLTLLLKQLEVQDPTNPVDASTYTTQLVQLASLEQQMSIGDKLDTLTSTVSDLSNSLSTALGSGSSAVNYYGHTVEAEGSTTPLQDGEATWEYDLESAASSVKLTITDSDGNTVYSDVSSSTAAGTHEVTWDGIGTDGKSYSSGTYTLSVTALDASGNAIDTTTRFKGTVTAVDSSSGTAVLTVGGVSLSADKVLTLS; encoded by the coding sequence ATGCTGGTCGATTCTGTCAGCTCTACATCCGCGACGACCACGACGAGCAGTTCGGCGTCGAGCGGTTCGTCCGCCTCGCTGGTCGACAATTACCAGTCCTTCCTGACCCTGCTGCTGAAGCAGCTGGAGGTGCAGGACCCGACCAACCCGGTGGACGCCAGCACCTATACCACCCAGCTGGTACAGCTCGCCTCGCTGGAACAGCAGATGTCGATCGGCGACAAGCTCGACACGCTGACCAGCACAGTGTCCGACCTCAGCAACTCGCTCTCCACCGCACTCGGGTCCGGCAGCAGCGCCGTCAACTACTACGGCCACACCGTCGAGGCCGAAGGCTCCACCACGCCGTTGCAGGACGGCGAGGCGACCTGGGAATACGACCTCGAGTCCGCCGCGTCCTCGGTCAAGCTGACCATCACCGATTCCGACGGCAACACCGTCTACAGCGACGTCAGCTCCTCCACCGCCGCCGGCACGCACGAGGTGACCTGGGACGGCATCGGCACCGACGGCAAGAGCTACAGCAGCGGCACCTACACCCTGTCGGTGACCGCGCTCGACGCCAGCGGCAATGCCATCGACACCACCACCCGCTTCAAGGGCACCGTGACCGCGGTCGACAGTTCCAGCGGTACGGCGGTGCTGACTGTCGGCGGCGTCAGCCTGTCGGCCGACAAGGTGCTGACGCTCTCCTGA
- a CDS encoding SDR family oxidoreductase, whose product MTQVILITGASSGFGRLMANALAASGHVVYASMRGLSGRNADQAAEVAAYARDRKVDLRTVELDVQSDASARSAVETIIAEHGRLDVLIHNAGHMVWGPSEAFTPEQFAALYDVNVLGTQRVNRAALPHMRKARRGLVVWIGSSSAAGGVPPMLGPYFAAKAGMDALAVCYARELAPFGIETSIIVPGAFTRGTNHFAHAGAPDDKALAADYEAGLPSGFANAMLKALAATVPETADPEQVADTVVGVVNAPFGKRPFRVVVDPADDGSVVAYAVIDRVRVEFLHRVGFADLMHPNDFGAS is encoded by the coding sequence ATGACACAGGTCATCCTCATCACCGGCGCATCGAGCGGCTTCGGCCGCCTGATGGCCAACGCCCTGGCCGCGTCGGGGCATGTCGTCTACGCGTCGATGCGCGGGCTGAGCGGCAGGAATGCGGATCAGGCCGCCGAGGTCGCGGCCTATGCGCGGGACCGCAAGGTGGATTTGCGGACGGTCGAACTCGACGTGCAGTCCGACGCATCGGCGCGATCGGCCGTCGAGACCATCATCGCGGAGCATGGCCGGCTCGACGTCCTGATCCACAATGCCGGGCATATGGTGTGGGGTCCGAGCGAGGCATTCACACCCGAACAGTTCGCCGCGCTTTACGACGTGAACGTGCTCGGCACACAGCGCGTCAACCGGGCCGCCCTGCCGCACATGCGCAAGGCACGGCGGGGATTGGTGGTGTGGATCGGCAGCAGCAGTGCCGCCGGCGGTGTCCCGCCGATGCTCGGCCCCTACTTCGCGGCCAAGGCCGGCATGGACGCCCTGGCGGTCTGCTACGCGCGCGAACTGGCCCCATTCGGCATCGAGACATCGATCATCGTTCCCGGCGCCTTCACCAGGGGAACAAACCACTTCGCCCATGCGGGCGCCCCCGACGATAAGGCCCTTGCGGCGGACTACGAGGCGGGTCTGCCCTCGGGTTTCGCGAATGCGATGCTGAAGGCGCTCGCCGCGACGGTGCCGGAAACCGCGGATCCCGAGCAGGTCGCCGACACCGTCGTCGGTGTGGTGAATGCCCCTTTCGGCAAGAGGCCGTTCCGCGTGGTGGTCGATCCGGCCGACGACGGTTCGGTGGTCGCCTACGCGGTGATCGACCGGGTGCGTGTGGAATTCCTGCATCGCGTCGGCTTCGCCGATCTGATGCACCCCAATGACTTCGGCGCCTCCTGA
- a CDS encoding SDR family oxidoreductase, translating to MTSSTNRVAIVTGASRGIGAAIARRLASDGLAVVVNYAGSAGAAATLVEEIEAAGGRAIPVQADVSDPAAMKRMFDAAEAAYGGVDVLVNNAGIMTLAPIAQMDDAAFDRIIATNLKGTFNGLREAANRLRDGGRIVNFSTSVVGLYQPSYGVYAATKAAVEALTHILAKELGPRGITVNAVAPGPIATELFFQGKDEATLDRIRQMIPLGRLGEVDDIARVVSLLVGPDGGWINGQTLRANGGVV from the coding sequence ATGACGTCATCAACGAACCGGGTCGCGATCGTCACCGGAGCATCCCGCGGCATCGGAGCCGCCATTGCCCGGCGGCTGGCGAGTGACGGCCTTGCGGTCGTCGTCAACTATGCCGGCAGCGCCGGTGCCGCCGCCACGCTGGTCGAAGAGATCGAGGCGGCCGGTGGCCGGGCCATTCCGGTCCAGGCCGACGTCAGCGACCCGGCGGCGATGAAGCGGATGTTCGATGCCGCCGAGGCGGCCTATGGCGGCGTGGACGTGCTGGTGAACAATGCCGGCATCATGACGCTGGCGCCCATCGCGCAGATGGACGACGCCGCCTTCGACCGGATCATCGCGACCAACCTCAAGGGGACGTTCAACGGGCTGCGCGAGGCGGCGAACCGGCTGCGCGACGGCGGCCGGATCGTGAATTTCTCCACGAGCGTCGTTGGTCTCTATCAGCCGAGCTACGGGGTCTATGCGGCCACGAAGGCGGCGGTCGAAGCCCTGACGCATATCCTGGCGAAGGAACTGGGTCCGCGGGGGATCACCGTCAACGCGGTCGCACCCGGCCCGATCGCCACCGAGCTCTTCTTCCAGGGCAAGGATGAGGCCACGCTCGATCGCATCCGGCAGATGATCCCGCTCGGCCGTCTGGGCGAGGTCGACGACATCGCCCGCGTGGTTTCCCTGCTCGTCGGACCGGATGGCGGGTGGATCAACGGTCAGACCCTGCGGGCGAACGGCGGCGTGGTCTGA
- a CDS encoding 4-oxalocrotonate tautomerase family protein, whose protein sequence is MPFVNFKVPEAALSRSQKEEIVHRTTAMLVEYFSEAARPHTMVLIEEIKDGGYARADEVFVIPDAYRAKD, encoded by the coding sequence ATGCCGTTCGTCAATTTCAAGGTTCCCGAGGCCGCGCTGAGCCGTTCGCAGAAGGAAGAAATCGTCCATCGCACCACCGCGATGCTTGTCGAGTACTTCTCGGAGGCTGCCCGCCCGCACACCATGGTCCTGATCGAAGAGATCAAGGACGGCGGCTATGCCCGCGCCGACGAGGTGTTCGTCATCCCGGACGCCTATCGGGCGAAGGATTGA
- a CDS encoding LysR family transcriptional regulator yields MDRIDVMRLFVRIVERGSFAQAARDLQVPRPTATHAIQRLEADLGVRLLERTTRKVRTTLDGSLYHERCLRLLADLDEMQSVFRSAEPRGPLRVDMQGTIARFFILPALPAFIARYPGISLNLSEGDRMVDLITEGVDCVVRAGDLSDSSLIGRRITVFEQLTLASPAYLDRHGTPSTPDDLDGHRMVGYAASTTGQSYPMEFKTRERDWEIRLPYDVVVRGAEIYTASAVAGLGLIQVPRYRVEHQIAAGRLVPVLETFPPPPMPVSVVYPQNRHLSSRIRVFIDWLSEVFDGSRG; encoded by the coding sequence ATGGATCGCATCGATGTCATGCGACTGTTCGTCAGGATCGTCGAGCGTGGGAGCTTCGCTCAGGCCGCGCGGGACCTGCAGGTTCCGCGCCCGACCGCCACGCATGCGATTCAGCGCCTCGAAGCGGATCTCGGCGTCCGGCTGCTGGAACGGACGACACGCAAAGTCCGGACGACGCTCGACGGCTCGCTCTACCATGAGCGCTGCCTTCGCCTCCTGGCCGATCTCGATGAGATGCAGAGCGTCTTCAGGAGCGCCGAGCCCAGGGGGCCGCTCCGCGTGGACATGCAGGGGACCATCGCGCGGTTCTTCATCCTGCCGGCGCTGCCGGCGTTCATCGCGCGCTATCCGGGAATTTCACTGAACCTCAGCGAAGGCGACCGGATGGTGGACCTCATCACCGAGGGCGTCGATTGTGTCGTGCGGGCGGGCGATCTGTCGGACTCTTCCCTGATCGGACGCCGCATCACGGTGTTTGAGCAACTGACCCTAGCCAGTCCCGCCTATCTCGACCGTCATGGCACCCCGTCGACGCCGGACGATCTCGACGGCCACCGGATGGTCGGCTATGCCGCCTCGACGACCGGGCAATCCTACCCGATGGAGTTCAAAACGCGGGAGCGGGACTGGGAGATTCGGCTGCCATACGATGTCGTCGTCCGCGGGGCGGAGATCTACACGGCGTCGGCGGTTGCGGGGTTGGGGTTGATACAGGTCCCGCGCTATCGCGTTGAGCACCAGATCGCCGCCGGGCGACTGGTCCCGGTGTTGGAAACCTTCCCGCCCCCACCGATGCCGGTGTCGGTGGTCTATCCGCAGAACCGCCATCTGTCTTCGCGGATAAGAGTTTTCATCGACTGGCTGTCGGAGGTGTTCGACGGTTCGCGTGGCTAG
- a CDS encoding SLC13 family permease yields the protein MTLQQFMAFALVGIVVAMLIWNRLRFDVVAVLALLAGVFLGLVPAKEAFSGFADDIVIIIASALIVSAGIARSGVIDALVRPVAAKLSTPTRQIAFLCGSVAFMSALMKNIGALAIFLPITMQLARRHRTGAHRVLMPMAFASLMGGLMTLVGTSPNIIVSRVRTEIVGQPFSMFDYLPVGLGITVVGLLFLMVGWRLLPQNRSGARSAEETFAVENYASEMRLPAGSSFVGRTVADVEALAEGEAQVIGLIRERFRRYVPDRHWTLLADDVLVLEGDAPALQRLVQGASLEPLGILEGVEGELLAVEAVVTPDSPLAGHSDRNLDLRRRFGVSLLAVSRTGKRIARRLHHVMFREGDLLLLQVPAERYPDALADAGLIPLAERRLQIGQRRPVWVPVGILVITMLVLGFHLAPLAVTFLAAAAAMVVTGVLSVEDAYHAVEWPIIILLAALIPVSGTLESTGATQVISTLLADAARGLPAVACVTLIMAAAMAVTPFLNNAATVLVMAPIGAGVAQQLGLSPDPFLMAVAVGAGSDFLTPIGHQCNTLVMGPGGYRFGDYPRLGVPLSLIILTLGTWLIVTFWPLSG from the coding sequence ATGACCCTTCAGCAGTTCATGGCCTTCGCGCTGGTGGGCATCGTGGTGGCGATGCTGATCTGGAACAGGCTGCGTTTCGATGTGGTCGCGGTGCTGGCCCTGTTGGCCGGCGTGTTCCTGGGGCTGGTCCCGGCGAAGGAGGCGTTTTCCGGCTTTGCCGACGACATCGTCATCATCATCGCCTCCGCGCTGATCGTCAGCGCCGGCATCGCCCGGTCCGGCGTGATCGACGCGCTGGTGCGGCCGGTGGCGGCGAAGCTCAGCACGCCGACGCGGCAGATCGCCTTCCTGTGCGGATCGGTGGCCTTCATGTCGGCGCTGATGAAGAACATCGGCGCGCTCGCCATTTTCCTGCCGATCACCATGCAGCTGGCGCGGCGGCACCGGACGGGAGCGCACCGGGTGCTGATGCCGATGGCCTTCGCCTCGCTGATGGGCGGGCTGATGACGCTGGTCGGCACCTCCCCCAACATCATCGTCTCCCGCGTGCGGACGGAAATCGTCGGACAGCCTTTCTCGATGTTCGACTATCTGCCGGTCGGACTGGGCATCACGGTGGTCGGGTTGCTGTTTCTGATGGTCGGCTGGCGCCTGCTGCCCCAGAACCGCAGCGGCGCGCGTTCGGCCGAGGAGACCTTCGCCGTCGAGAATTACGCCAGCGAGATGAGGCTGCCGGCCGGATCATCCTTCGTCGGCCGCACCGTCGCCGACGTCGAGGCGCTGGCGGAGGGCGAGGCGCAGGTGATCGGCCTGATCCGCGAGCGTTTCCGCCGCTATGTGCCGGACCGGCATTGGACCCTGCTGGCCGACGACGTGCTGGTGCTGGAGGGCGACGCCCCGGCCCTGCAGCGCCTCGTCCAGGGGGCGTCGCTGGAGCCGCTGGGCATCCTTGAGGGGGTGGAGGGCGAACTGCTGGCTGTTGAGGCGGTGGTGACGCCGGACTCGCCGCTGGCCGGCCATTCCGACCGGAACCTGGATTTGCGGCGCCGCTTCGGCGTCAGCCTGCTGGCGGTCAGCCGGACCGGCAAGCGGATCGCCCGGCGCCTGCACCATGTCATGTTCCGGGAGGGCGACCTGCTGCTGCTGCAGGTGCCGGCGGAGCGCTATCCCGATGCGCTGGCCGATGCCGGCCTGATCCCGCTGGCGGAACGCCGTCTGCAGATCGGCCAGCGGCGGCCGGTCTGGGTGCCGGTCGGGATCCTCGTCATCACGATGCTGGTGCTCGGCTTTCATCTGGCGCCGCTGGCGGTGACCTTCCTGGCGGCTGCGGCGGCGATGGTCGTCACCGGCGTGCTGAGCGTCGAGGATGCCTATCACGCGGTGGAGTGGCCGATCATCATCCTGCTCGCCGCCTTGATCCCGGTCAGCGGCACGCTGGAGAGCACCGGCGCGACGCAGGTGATCTCCACTCTGCTGGCCGATGCCGCGCGCGGCCTGCCGGCGGTGGCCTGCGTGACGCTGATCATGGCGGCTGCGATGGCGGTGACGCCCTTCCTGAACAATGCCGCGACGGTGCTGGTGATGGCGCCCATCGGGGCCGGGGTGGCGCAGCAACTGGGGCTGAGTCCCGATCCGTTCCTGATGGCGGTGGCGGTCGGCGCCGGCAGCGATTTCCTGACGCCGATCGGCCACCAGTGCAACACGCTGGTGATGGGGCCGGGCGGCTACCGGTTCGGCGATTATCCGCGGCTGGGCGTGCCGCTGTCGCTGATCATCCTGACGCTGGGCACCTGGCTGATCGTCACGTTCTGGCCGCTGAGCGGGTGA
- a CDS encoding CBS domain-containing protein, with amino-acid sequence MQVSEIMAKALEFISPDATVQDAATLMGELDVGALPVGSADDLVGILTDRDILFRVVAEGGDNTRVRVRDVMSSALFTCRDTDTLATAMDIMGAYHVRRLPVLDEGGQVVGWLTLSDISRRLLLDTGTIRDALGELSASGQDV; translated from the coding sequence GTGCAGGTTTCCGAGATCATGGCGAAAGCGCTGGAGTTCATCTCGCCGGACGCCACCGTGCAGGACGCCGCGACGCTGATGGGGGAACTGGACGTCGGCGCCCTGCCGGTCGGCTCGGCCGACGATCTCGTGGGGATCCTGACCGACCGCGACATCCTGTTCCGCGTGGTGGCGGAGGGCGGCGACAACACGCGGGTGCGGGTGCGCGATGTGATGTCGAGCGCGCTGTTCACCTGCCGCGACACCGACACGCTGGCCACGGCCATGGACATCATGGGCGCCTATCACGTGCGGCGCCTGCCGGTTCTGGACGAGGGCGGGCAGGTGGTCGGCTGGCTGACGCTGAGCGACATTTCGCGCCGGCTGCTGCTGGATACCGGCACAATCCGCGACGCGCTGGGCGAACTCAGCGCCAGCGGGCAGGACGTGTGA
- a CDS encoding DUF533 domain-containing protein: MTQTKPSLPKPSLLTRLFGGAPNAPAPAAAPVSVVPPETGEAKPRLGHEPVLHTMLARQILDAHLRNRHQLLDRAPTDFRSFDAKETDLLVRAMAAAAHADGELDATERGRIRSRLNTSSLDEVDRDRLQQQVEQPQCLEELIRRIDGPRMAARFYAVSLATVDKHAPINRSYLRYLAQRLGLPADLVVRLNRQMGLRL; the protein is encoded by the coding sequence ATGACCCAAACCAAGCCAAGCCTGCCCAAGCCAAGCCTGCTGACGCGGCTGTTCGGCGGCGCGCCGAATGCGCCCGCGCCGGCTGCGGCCCCCGTATCCGTCGTGCCGCCGGAAACCGGCGAGGCAAAGCCGCGTCTGGGACACGAGCCGGTGCTGCACACCATGTTGGCCCGCCAGATTCTGGACGCCCATCTGCGCAACCGCCACCAGCTTCTCGACCGCGCGCCGACGGACTTCCGCAGCTTCGACGCGAAGGAAACCGATCTGCTGGTCCGCGCCATGGCCGCCGCCGCCCATGCCGACGGCGAACTGGACGCGACGGAGCGTGGCCGGATCCGCAGCAGGCTCAACACCAGCAGCCTTGACGAAGTGGACCGCGACCGCCTGCAACAGCAGGTCGAGCAGCCGCAATGCCTGGAGGAGCTGATCCGCCGGATTGACGGCCCGCGGATGGCCGCGCGCTTCTATGCCGTGTCACTGGCGACGGTGGACAAGCACGCGCCGATCAACCGCTCCTACCTGCGCTATCTCGCCCAGCGCCTGGGCCTTCCCGCCGATCTGGTGGTCCGGCTGAACCGGCAGATGGGACTGCGGCTGTAG
- a CDS encoding response regulator, whose product MAKLLLVEDHEEIWDFLSRRLKRRGFDVVLAFDGRQGVDMARDERPDVILLDMNLPVIDGWTAARELKAGQETSGIPIIALTAHAMSGDREKTLQAGCDDYHPKPIDFSRLLTQIDTAMQRGPQPAGE is encoded by the coding sequence ATGGCTAAGCTGCTGCTGGTCGAGGATCACGAGGAAATCTGGGACTTCCTGTCACGCCGGCTGAAGCGGCGCGGGTTCGACGTCGTTCTCGCCTTCGATGGCCGCCAGGGGGTGGACATGGCGCGCGACGAGCGGCCGGACGTCATCCTGCTCGACATGAACCTGCCGGTCATCGACGGCTGGACCGCCGCCCGCGAGCTGAAGGCAGGTCAGGAAACCTCTGGAATCCCGATCATCGCCCTGACCGCCCACGCCATGTCCGGCGACCGCGAGAAGACGCTGCAGGCGGGCTGCGACGATTATCACCCGAAGCCCATCGATTTCTCGCGCCTGCTGACCCAGATCGACACCGCCATGCAGCGCGGACCACAACCGGCCGGGGAGTAG